In Musa acuminata AAA Group cultivar baxijiao chromosome BXJ2-3, Cavendish_Baxijiao_AAA, whole genome shotgun sequence, the following proteins share a genomic window:
- the LOC103973153 gene encoding AP2-like ethylene-responsive transcription factor AIL5, with the protein MDTSHPWLAFSLSQHPSLFQAFSASALHGGDEGGNDCVDMKTVAAEAPKLEEFLSSPGDHPLGEQFDGGYDSDLRSIAAGIVRASPAEQPESTSLAVADPKKVMDTFGQRTSIYRGVTRHRWTGRYEAHLWDNSCRREGQSRKGRQVYLGGYDKEEKAARAYDLAALKYWGPNTTTNFPVSDYEEELQEMKNMTRQEFVAALRRRSSGFSRGASMYRGVTRHHQHGRWQARIGRVAGNKDLYLGTFSTQEEAAEAYDIAAIKFRGLNAVTNFDMSRYDVERILNSDLPVGGASSKASRVPEPPSPASYCPGSQPLALVQHQEFLPLLALDQQQQHQRSHPPSVFESFRSGSTLDFAAAGSGVGQARGGSSQHQEHGCAYFPCAAPTGTPAADSYYDHQDAKHGVAALHAPLHGTE; encoded by the exons ATGGACACTTCTCACCCCTGGCTCGCCTTCTCCCTCTCCCAACACCCTTCTCTCTTCCAAGCTTTCTCTGCCTCTGCTCTCCATG GTGGAGACGAGGGTGGCAACGACTGTGTGGACATGAAGACTGTGGCGGCGGAGGCGCCGAAGCTGGAGGAGTTCCTCAGCAGCCCCGGAGATCATCCACTTGGAGAACAATTTGATGGCGGTTATGACTCGGACTTGAGGAGCATCGCCGCTGGAATCGTACGGGCTTCTCCAGCAGAGCAGCCAGAGTCCACCTCCTTAGCCGTGGCGGACCCGAAGAAAGTGATGGACACGTTCGGCCAAAGGACGTCCATCTACCGTGGCGTCACGAG GCATAGGTGGACGGGGAGGTACGAAGCTCACCTGTGGGACAACAGCTGCCGCCGGGAAGGTCAAAGCCGGAAAGGCCGTCAAG TCTACCTCG GAGGGTATGACAAGGAGGAGAAGGCGGCCAGGGCGTACGACTTGGCGGCGCTCAAATACTGGGGTCCCAACACCACCACCAACTTCCCG GTGTCGGACTACGAGGAGGAGTTGCAGGAGATGAAGAACATGACGCGACAGGAGTTCGTTGCGGCACTCCGAAG GAGGAGTAGTGGCTTCTCCAGAGGAGCCTCCATGTACAGAGGAGTCACCAG ACACCATCAACACGGGCGATGGCAGGCGAGGATAGGGCGAGTCGCAGGCAACAAAGACCTGTATCTCGGAACTTTTA GCACGCAGGAGGAAGCGGCAGAGGCCTACGACATAGCGGCGATCAAGTTCCGGGGGCTCAACGCGGTGACCAACTTCGACATGAGCCGCTACGACGTGGAGCGCATCCTCAACAGCGACCTTCCGGTGGGCGGGGCGTCTAGCAAGGCCTCGAGGGTTCCGGAGCCGCCGTCGCCGGCGTCCTACTGTCCCGGATCACAACCCTTGGCGTTGGTGCAACACCAAGAATTCCTGCCCCTGCTTGCCCtggatcagcagcagcagcaccagcGGAGCCATCCGCCGTCAGTGTTTGAATCGTTCAGATCCGGCAGTACCTTGGACTTCGCTGCGGCTGGCAGCGGCGTGGGTCAAGCGAGGGGTGGTAGCAGTCAGCATCAGGAGCATGGTTGCGCTTATTTTCCTTGTGCTGCGCCCACCGGGACACCAGCAGCGGACTCCTACTACGACCACCAGGACGCAAAGCATGGTGTGGCAGCCTTGCATGCTCCTCTTCATGGAACGGAATGA
- the LOC103973141 gene encoding uncharacterized protein LOC103973141 codes for MTSETSLESEKKIYLTLEDTQSNINWDDIVCPICLDVPHNAVLLHCGSYDRGCRAFMCDTDDYHSNCLDRYKRAHGLPTITTVSSTTTGTPTQSIRVIPLGSGSSPTCPLCRGNVTGLVVVDEVRAYLNMMKRCCEEKQCLYVGNYMELQRHAKEEHPHSRPSKVDPDRQQDWENFQRSSEMIDVLSTIHSEMPHGVLFGDYIIEYGDESSDEFEDFPGDDGNWWTSCILYHVFDNFRSTIDRQRLRNEETSRVQARSFYDAHMDDGSTSSADMPEYHFDGSDEEFGEADDGAASRGSQSHRSYRRRRSRFQEH; via the exons ATGACTTCAGAAACCTCTCTCGAAAGTGAGAAAAAGATTTATCTGACCTTAGAGGATACACAGTCTAACATTAACTGGGATGATATCGTTTGCCCTATCTGTTTGGATGTTCCGCACAATGCAGTGCTACTTCACTGCGGTTCATATGATCGAGGGTGTAGAGCATTCATGTGTGACACTGATGATTATCACTCCAACTGTCTTGACCGATATAAACGTGCACATGGTTTGCCTACCATCACCACGGTCTCCTCAACTACAACCGGGACACCCACTCAAAGCATTCGAGTAATTCCTTTGGGTTCTGGCAGCAGCCCTACCTGCCCGTTGTGTCGAGGGAATGTGACAGGGTTGGTCGTAGTTGATGAAGTCCGCGCATACCTTAACATGATGAAGAGATGCTgcgaagagaagcaatgtttataTGTCGGCAACTACATGGAACTGCAACGGCATGCCAAAGAAGAGCACCCTCATTCTCGGCCATCAAAAGTGGACCCAGATAGACAACAAGATTGGGAGAATTTTCAGCGCTCCTCAGAAATGATAGATGTCTTGAGTACTATTCACTCAGAAATGCCACATGGTGTTTTGTTTGGGGACTACATCATTGAGTATGGGGATGAGAGCAGTGATGAATTTGAGGATTTCCCTGGAGATGACGGCAATTGGTGGACCTCTTGTATTCTCTATCATGTCTTCGACAACTTCAGGTCAACGATAGATCGGCAGAGATTAAGAAATGAAGAGACAAGTAGAGTTCAAGCTAGATCATTCTATGATGCTCATATGGATGATGGTTCAACGTCATCTGCTGACATGCCAGAATACCATTTTGATGGAAGTGATGAGGAGTTTGGAGAAGCAGATGATGGAGCAGCATCCAGGGGAAGCCAGAGTCACCGCAG CTACAGGAGGCGCAGGTCTCGATTCCAAGAACACTAG
- the LOC135582153 gene encoding probable E3 ubiquitin-protein ligase RHG1A isoform X1: MDGSKGRRTATGISFSRGGCIITLREQNYHDRSVRCCSRLGCSASLYAMKGTQVGKQDRASFHSGPCQSLSANGFRKPQRGQRSSCSREEANVAESRNTRRDSDKPKSGRRFTGIKDSDSNRRVENKKDLHSVPLSPLVGSAKLPCSSDSATGGVGSSRMKLRSITSKEAARQSRYRYIENSSASGSTSMTHGDASHDMASRSEVFGVENPRGTDISNVLAPECSSADSRSSRADNNLRMRSLKRGSSSFRGRGRIPSSNGSNPGTSDLSVSLPEHLISYQATRGSRNQSTNKVVVSVRTRQPPRGDTRIRPVGQVDESILAPMPLTVTQQSQCESGAIPQSSSRSSADFHRFYQNIHGDPGTSTQIAPRRQIHESAANRLHIFDALLQDRDGYPHLNMGGVAEVLLAIERIEQDEGLTHEQLLALGNHLSLDSRSFHDQYRDMRMDIDNMSYEDLLALEEKMGTVSTALTEEALSRCLKRSPYMSASLISGISGRDEDEVKCSICQEEFVMEDEVGELVCKHTYHAACIRRWLQLKNWCPICKASLL, from the exons ATGGATGGTTCCAAGGGTAGAAGGACCGCTACCGGAATAAGTTTTTCCAGAGGTGGTTGCATTATTACTCTTAGAGAACAAAACTACCATGATAGAAGTGTCCGATGCTGTAGCCGGTTGGGATGTAGTGCTAGTCTCTATGCCATGAAAGGCACCCAGGTAGGAAAACAGGACAGAGCTTCCTTCCACTCAGGACCGTGTCAATCATTATCTGCTAATGGTTTTAGAAAGCCTCAACGAGGACAAAGATCCAGTTGTTCTCGTGAAGAAGCAAATGTTGCAGAAAGCCGTAATACCCGAAGAGATAGTGATAAACCCAAAAGTGGTAGAAGATTCACAGGTATAAAAGATTCAGACTCCAACCGAAGAGTAGAGAATAAAAAAGACTTGCACTCTGTCCCGTTAAGTCCATTAGTTGGATCTGCAAAGCTTCCCTGCTCATCAGATAGTGCAACTGGAGGAGTGGGGTCCAGCAGGATGAAATTGAGATCAATAACATCTAAGGAAGCCGCTAGACAGTCTAGATATCGTTATATAGAAAATTCGAGTGCATCTGGTAGCACCAGCATGACTCATGGGGATGCTTCACATGATATGGCATCCAGGTCAGAGGTCTTTGGTGTGGAAAATCCTAGAGGAACAGACATATCCAATGTTCTTGCACCAGAGTGTAGCTCTGCTGATTCCAGAAGTAGCAGAGCAGATAATAATTTAAGAATGAGATCCCTCAAAAGGGGAAGTTCATCTTTCAGAGGCAGAGGCCGAATCCCATCCTCAAATGGATCAAATCCAGGTACTTCAGACCTGAGTGTATCTCTTCCGGAgcatttaatatcttatcaagctACAAGAGGATCCAGAAACCAATCTACCAATAAGGTTGTTGTCTCAGTCAGAACAAGGCAGCCACCTAGGGGTGATACTAGAATAAGACCAGTAGGACAAGTAGATGAGTCCATTTTGGCACCAATGCCTCTAACTGTTACCCAACAGTCACAATGTGAATCAGGAGCTATTCCTCAAAGTTCATCGAGATCATCCGCAGATTTTCATCGTTTTTACCAGAATATACATGGAGATCCTGGAACCAGCACTCAGATTGCTCCTAGGAGACAAATTCATGAATCTGCAGCCAATCGCCTGCATATATTTGATGCTCTTTTACAAGATAGAGATGGCTATCCACACTTAAACATGGGAGGAGTTGCTGAG GTGTTATTGGCAATTGAGAGGATTGAACAAGATGAAGGGTTAACACACGAG CAATTATTGGCCCTTGGCAATCATTTGTCTTTGGATAGCCGAAGTTTCCATGACCAGTACAGAGACATGAGAATGGACATAGATAATATGTCATATGAG GACTTGTTAGCCCTGGAAGAGAAGATGGGTACTGTGAGCACAGCTCTCACAGAGGAAGCTTTATCAAGGTGCTTGAAGAGAAGTCCCTACATGTCTGCCTCTTTGATCTCCGGGATCTCTGGACGTGACGAGGATGAAGTCAAATGCAGCATATGCCAG GAGGAATTTGTTATGGAAGACGAGGTGGGGGAGTTGGTGTGCAAGCATACGTACCATGCAGCATGCATCCGCCGATGGCTTCAGCTAAAGAACTGGTGCCCTATCTGCAAAGCCTCCCTCTTGTAA
- the LOC135582153 gene encoding uncharacterized protein LOC135582153 isoform X2 produces the protein MDGSKGRRTATGISFSRGGCIITLREQNYHDRSVRCCSRLGCSASLYAMKGTQVGKQDRASFHSGPCQSLSANGFRKPQRGQRSSCSREEANVAESRNTRRDSDKPKSGRRFTGIKDSDSNRRVENKKDLHSVPLSPLVGSAKLPCSSDSATGGVGSSRMKLRSITSKEAARQSRYRYIENSSASGSTSMTHGDASHDMASRSEVFGVENPRGTDISNVLAPECSSADSRSSRADNNLRMRSLKRGSSSFRGRGRIPSSNGSNPGTSDLSVSLPEHLISYQATRGSRNQSTNKVVVSVRTRQPPRGDTRIRPVGQVDESILAPMPLTVTQQSQCESGAIPQSSSRSSADFHRFYQNIHGDPGTSTQIAPRRQIHESAANRLHIFDALLQDRDGYPHLNMGGVAEVLLAIERIEQDEGLTHEQLLALGNHLSLDSRSFHDQYRDMRMDIDNMSYEDLLALEEKMGTVSTALTEEALSRCLKRSPYMSASLISGISGRDEDEVKCSICQPQQSIKLKS, from the exons ATGGATGGTTCCAAGGGTAGAAGGACCGCTACCGGAATAAGTTTTTCCAGAGGTGGTTGCATTATTACTCTTAGAGAACAAAACTACCATGATAGAAGTGTCCGATGCTGTAGCCGGTTGGGATGTAGTGCTAGTCTCTATGCCATGAAAGGCACCCAGGTAGGAAAACAGGACAGAGCTTCCTTCCACTCAGGACCGTGTCAATCATTATCTGCTAATGGTTTTAGAAAGCCTCAACGAGGACAAAGATCCAGTTGTTCTCGTGAAGAAGCAAATGTTGCAGAAAGCCGTAATACCCGAAGAGATAGTGATAAACCCAAAAGTGGTAGAAGATTCACAGGTATAAAAGATTCAGACTCCAACCGAAGAGTAGAGAATAAAAAAGACTTGCACTCTGTCCCGTTAAGTCCATTAGTTGGATCTGCAAAGCTTCCCTGCTCATCAGATAGTGCAACTGGAGGAGTGGGGTCCAGCAGGATGAAATTGAGATCAATAACATCTAAGGAAGCCGCTAGACAGTCTAGATATCGTTATATAGAAAATTCGAGTGCATCTGGTAGCACCAGCATGACTCATGGGGATGCTTCACATGATATGGCATCCAGGTCAGAGGTCTTTGGTGTGGAAAATCCTAGAGGAACAGACATATCCAATGTTCTTGCACCAGAGTGTAGCTCTGCTGATTCCAGAAGTAGCAGAGCAGATAATAATTTAAGAATGAGATCCCTCAAAAGGGGAAGTTCATCTTTCAGAGGCAGAGGCCGAATCCCATCCTCAAATGGATCAAATCCAGGTACTTCAGACCTGAGTGTATCTCTTCCGGAgcatttaatatcttatcaagctACAAGAGGATCCAGAAACCAATCTACCAATAAGGTTGTTGTCTCAGTCAGAACAAGGCAGCCACCTAGGGGTGATACTAGAATAAGACCAGTAGGACAAGTAGATGAGTCCATTTTGGCACCAATGCCTCTAACTGTTACCCAACAGTCACAATGTGAATCAGGAGCTATTCCTCAAAGTTCATCGAGATCATCCGCAGATTTTCATCGTTTTTACCAGAATATACATGGAGATCCTGGAACCAGCACTCAGATTGCTCCTAGGAGACAAATTCATGAATCTGCAGCCAATCGCCTGCATATATTTGATGCTCTTTTACAAGATAGAGATGGCTATCCACACTTAAACATGGGAGGAGTTGCTGAG GTGTTATTGGCAATTGAGAGGATTGAACAAGATGAAGGGTTAACACACGAG CAATTATTGGCCCTTGGCAATCATTTGTCTTTGGATAGCCGAAGTTTCCATGACCAGTACAGAGACATGAGAATGGACATAGATAATATGTCATATGAG GACTTGTTAGCCCTGGAAGAGAAGATGGGTACTGTGAGCACAGCTCTCACAGAGGAAGCTTTATCAAGGTGCTTGAAGAGAAGTCCCTACATGTCTGCCTCTTTGATCTCCGGGATCTCTGGACGTGACGAGGATGAAGTCAAATGCAGCATATGCCAG CCACAGCAATCAATCAAACTGAAATCCTAA